One genomic window of Leptospira paudalimensis includes the following:
- a CDS encoding methyl-accepting chemotaxis protein translates to MDDKYSNLGMKKLKELIDSFGERSKEIGSVASSIQQVAKQTNLLALNASIEAARAGEHGRGFEIVANEVTKLSFQTSEATKKISEILSRINLENSEANADVQEMEKQSIIEYADLWTNNIAKELESKFYIMATSLYGLKFLIQSLVHANIGMKREHLLLILQEYLIQNEQQLAYAICCEPNVIDEKDSEYQNKEGHDAKGRFVPYCHRHAGRISIEPLQGYDVPGENEWYVLPRDLGEDVMMEPYDYPIEGKTVKMTSLMTNLFLHSKFAGILGADFSLEQLQKELSPKKIFGMGTTSLVTYEGNFASHPEIDQLGSKVEGLNTEALLAIQRGESYTQMDANHLVRIIKPVRIGQSKRSWSILVEFNIISVLKK, encoded by the coding sequence ATGGATGACAAATATTCAAATTTGGGTATGAAAAAACTCAAAGAACTGATTGATTCATTTGGTGAAAGATCAAAAGAAATAGGTTCCGTTGCATCCTCCATCCAACAAGTTGCAAAACAAACCAACTTACTGGCATTAAATGCTTCGATTGAAGCAGCTAGAGCCGGTGAACACGGACGTGGTTTTGAAATAGTTGCAAACGAAGTCACAAAATTGTCTTTTCAAACTTCGGAAGCAACTAAAAAAATCTCTGAAATTTTATCTAGAATCAATTTAGAAAACTCAGAGGCCAATGCTGATGTCCAAGAAATGGAAAAACAATCCATCATCGAATATGCAGATCTTTGGACAAACAATATTGCAAAAGAATTAGAATCAAAATTCTATATCATGGCTACCTCATTGTATGGCTTAAAATTTTTAATCCAAAGTTTGGTGCATGCAAATATAGGTATGAAACGAGAACACCTACTACTCATCCTACAAGAATATTTAATTCAAAATGAACAACAGTTAGCTTATGCAATCTGTTGTGAGCCCAATGTCATTGACGAAAAGGATTCTGAATACCAAAACAAAGAAGGCCACGATGCCAAAGGTAGGTTTGTTCCCTATTGCCATCGACACGCTGGCCGAATTTCAATTGAGCCATTACAAGGTTATGATGTTCCAGGTGAAAATGAATGGTATGTCTTACCACGTGATTTAGGTGAAGACGTGATGATGGAACCTTATGACTATCCTATCGAAGGCAAAACTGTCAAGATGACTAGTTTGATGACCAATTTGTTTTTACATTCGAAATTTGCAGGGATTTTAGGAGCAGATTTTTCATTGGAACAACTCCAAAAAGAATTATCTCCCAAAAAGATATTTGGAATGGGAACCACCTCTCTTGTGACGTATGAGGGTAATTTTGCTTCACATCCCGAAATTGATCAATTGGGTTCCAAAGTGGAGGGACTCAATACCGAAGCATTACTTGCCATCCAAAGAGGAGAGTCCTACACACAAATGGACGCAAATCACTTAGTTCGAATTATAAAACCAGTGCGAATTGGCCAAAGTAAACGTTCCTGGAGTATACTTGTCGAATTCAATATTATTTCTGTTTTGAAAAAGTAA
- a CDS encoding ArnT family glycosyltransferase, which translates to MHIRSIRESLELGSYLLPSLSGLPNPYKPPLLFWMGMASDSFFGVDYLSERLVAFAFGIGTMVLLYRLVFTISKSRSETLLTTLLFGFSFLSLKFFGLLMMEGPMVFFLLFYFYSFYFYKQTKQTSYLIIGSLVTGIGYLLKGPIIHVYVLFILLSYFYVKLIRIRSGKITFQWNWIYREKFVLFSFVLTFILPLIWISFLYFQIPSGKDLLRFFFITENIGKFYSSNQSGLRIWLGWLIYTIPFTIPLVMLVWNLIRSPKQIKHQIYVSTLLVFFVMVTCLHLLPNRKDPYYVTPFISFLFLLPAMQKISWQTLLLAKLNRYSILIIYFILLLLSIVLRLHNLFIFSILGVLIIVSSLCFFQSIKTQWRAILITQILVIPILIFFLLKPLSDPDLREVAKEVGENSVCVVAENPWTAMDVQNKLINTKVKFALPLTIEENCSESNYLISFIDTNVPNEFHRVNSWFQWKQHLQMNVKSFVSSLFKMEKYKFQTEISLWKKGNLE; encoded by the coding sequence ATGCACATTAGATCCATTCGAGAGAGCTTAGAGCTAGGAAGTTACCTTTTACCTTCTCTTTCTGGTTTACCGAATCCTTACAAACCACCACTGCTTTTTTGGATGGGAATGGCCTCAGATTCGTTCTTTGGAGTGGATTATCTTTCTGAACGATTGGTTGCTTTCGCTTTTGGAATTGGTACTATGGTGTTACTGTATCGTTTGGTATTTACCATCAGTAAATCCAGATCAGAAACTTTACTCACCACTCTACTCTTTGGTTTCTCATTTTTATCACTTAAATTTTTTGGACTTCTCATGATGGAAGGACCAATGGTATTCTTTTTACTTTTTTATTTTTATTCATTTTATTTTTACAAACAAACAAAACAAACTTCTTATTTAATCATTGGTAGTTTGGTTACTGGGATTGGTTATTTACTAAAAGGACCGATTATACATGTTTACGTCCTTTTTATACTTCTCAGTTATTTTTATGTAAAACTGATTCGTATTCGAAGTGGGAAAATCACTTTTCAGTGGAACTGGATATACAGAGAAAAATTCGTTCTTTTCTCTTTTGTTTTGACCTTTATTTTACCACTAATCTGGATATCTTTTTTGTATTTTCAAATTCCATCGGGTAAAGATTTACTCCGCTTTTTCTTTATCACTGAAAACATTGGAAAGTTTTATTCCTCAAACCAATCAGGATTACGAATTTGGCTGGGATGGCTTATTTACACAATACCATTTACCATTCCGCTGGTTATGTTAGTTTGGAATTTAATCCGTTCCCCTAAACAAATCAAACACCAAATTTATGTATCAACACTACTTGTTTTTTTCGTAATGGTTACTTGTTTACATCTACTTCCAAACAGAAAAGATCCATACTATGTAACTCCATTTATTAGCTTTTTATTCCTTCTACCGGCGATGCAAAAAATATCATGGCAAACACTTCTTCTGGCTAAGTTAAATCGATACAGTATACTCATTATATATTTTATCTTATTATTACTTTCTATTGTTTTACGATTACATAATTTGTTTATTTTTTCAATATTAGGTGTTCTTATCATCGTCAGTTCACTTTGTTTTTTCCAAAGTATTAAAACCCAATGGAGAGCTATACTCATCACACAAATCTTAGTGATCCCAATTCTTATCTTTTTCCTATTAAAACCACTTTCCGATCCAGATCTACGTGAGGTGGCAAAAGAAGTTGGTGAAAATTCTGTTTGTGTTGTGGCCGAGAATCCATGGACTGCCATGGATGTTCAAAACAAACTCATCAATACAAAGGTCAAATTTGCATTGCCACTTACAATAGAGGAAAATTGTTCCGAATCAAACTATCTGATCAGTTTCATTGATACTAATGTTCCGAATGAATTTCATCGAGTTAACTCTTGGTTCCAATGGAAACAACACCTACAAATGAATGTAAAATCATTTGTATCTTCTCTTTTTAAAATGGAAAAATATAAATTCCAAACGGAAATTAGTTTATGGAAAAAAGGAAATTTGGAATGA
- a CDS encoding DinB family protein, with protein MSSWGNDNGILLQQGITLLASLSDRLYLQKQNNSESSVGEHIRHVIEHYQMFLEGIQIGHIDYDKRKRDLSLEVDRILAINRLQELFTFFETKYLPLGQVLISQNYNPDAPTPIVTSTIERELLFLVSHTVHHYAIIALVLKDEEGVIPPYFGYSPATLYAKLQSK; from the coding sequence ATGTCATCATGGGGAAACGATAATGGAATTCTTTTACAACAAGGAATTACTTTACTTGCTTCCCTTTCTGATCGATTGTATCTTCAAAAACAAAATAATTCTGAATCGAGTGTCGGTGAACATATACGCCATGTGATAGAACATTACCAAATGTTCCTAGAAGGAATTCAAATAGGTCATATTGATTATGATAAAAGGAAACGTGACCTTTCGCTTGAAGTGGACCGAATCCTTGCAATCAATCGTTTACAAGAATTATTCACTTTTTTCGAAACAAAGTATTTGCCACTTGGGCAAGTATTAATTTCACAAAACTATAATCCAGACGCTCCAACTCCGATTGTCACATCCACAATTGAGAGGGAACTATTATTTTTGGTTTCTCACACTGTTCATCACTATGCAATCATTGCATTAGTATTAAAAGATGAAGAAGGTGTCATTCCACCATATTTTGGTTACTCACCTGCAACATTGTATGCAAAATTACAAAGTAAATAG
- a CDS encoding SDR family oxidoreductase yields MDIDSLIRELKTLLDSPKNLVTIPAEKRLELMILCGKISRPDRNEVRKRNRTVRIEKKESLKTQEKQKTALTGIRRARESAVFKAPLQISNSAGWSWDNATELSQPKPCYICKTPFTKLHFFYDSMCPSCAELNYSKRYQTADLRGTVAVITGSRLKIGYQATLLLLRSGARVIATTRFPNDSAIRFSKESDFHLWKDRLQIFGLDLRHTPSVEIFCKFLENHLERLDILINNAAQTVRRPPGFYSHLLETEKISITDLPSEAQKLLSFYQHCKNELDSYRSDSEMKDTATALAVSWNHKTPGVGIRSSAALSQIPYSHDNSHELESVFPEGKLDADLQQVDLRKTNSWRLKLGEINTSEMLEVQLVNAVAPFVLCNRLVGIMRKDNTGKKHIINVSAMEGKFHRFKKEDRHPHTNMAKAALNMMTHTSAEDFAKDGIFMNAVDTGWVTDEDPIELAKRKQDLHDFQPPLDIVDGAARVVDPLFDGVNSGKHWIGKFLKDYFPIDW; encoded by the coding sequence ATGGACATAGATTCTTTAATTCGTGAACTAAAAACACTTTTAGATTCACCAAAAAATCTTGTTACCATACCAGCAGAAAAACGTCTTGAGTTAATGATCCTATGTGGGAAAATTTCAAGACCGGATCGAAATGAAGTTCGAAAACGAAATCGAACTGTTCGTATTGAAAAAAAAGAAAGTTTAAAAACCCAAGAAAAACAAAAGACTGCATTGACAGGCATTAGGAGAGCAAGGGAGTCCGCAGTCTTTAAGGCACCACTACAAATTTCCAATTCAGCTGGATGGTCATGGGATAATGCCACCGAATTATCCCAACCTAAACCTTGTTATATCTGCAAAACTCCCTTTACAAAATTACATTTTTTTTACGACTCAATGTGTCCAAGTTGTGCGGAACTCAATTACTCCAAACGATACCAAACTGCCGATTTAAGAGGAACTGTTGCCGTCATTACTGGTTCGCGATTAAAAATTGGATACCAAGCCACTTTGTTATTATTACGATCAGGTGCTCGAGTCATCGCGACAACTAGATTTCCAAATGATTCAGCGATTCGTTTTTCAAAGGAATCTGATTTTCACTTATGGAAAGACCGATTACAAATCTTTGGTTTAGATTTACGACATACACCAAGTGTGGAAATTTTTTGTAAATTCTTAGAAAACCACCTAGAAAGATTGGATATCCTGATCAATAATGCAGCACAAACAGTAAGAAGACCACCAGGCTTTTATTCCCATTTACTAGAAACAGAAAAAATTTCAATTACCGACTTACCATCCGAGGCACAAAAACTATTAAGTTTTTACCAACACTGTAAAAATGAATTGGATTCTTACCGCTCCGACTCTGAAATGAAAGACACTGCAACTGCGTTAGCCGTTAGCTGGAATCATAAAACTCCAGGTGTTGGGATCCGTTCTTCTGCTGCACTTTCGCAAATCCCATATTCACATGACAATTCACATGAATTGGAATCCGTATTCCCTGAAGGCAAATTAGATGCTGATTTACAACAGGTAGACCTCAGAAAAACAAATAGTTGGCGATTGAAACTTGGAGAAATTAATACTTCTGAAATGTTAGAAGTACAACTTGTAAATGCGGTGGCGCCTTTTGTTCTTTGCAATCGACTGGTGGGTATTATGCGCAAGGATAATACTGGCAAAAAACACATCATCAATGTCTCAGCAATGGAAGGAAAATTCCATCGATTTAAAAAAGAAGACCGTCATCCACATACAAACATGGCGAAAGCTGCGTTGAATATGATGACTCATACCTCAGCAGAAGACTTTGCAAAAGATGGCATTTTTATGAATGCTGTTGATACTGGTTGGGTGACCGATGAAGATCCCATTGAACTTGCAAAACGAAAACAAGACCTTCATGATTTCCAACCTCCGCTAGATATTGTGGATGGGGCAGCAAGAGTCGTTGATCCATTGTTTGACGGAGTCAATTCAGGCAAACATTGGATTGGTAAGTTTTTAAAGGATTATTTCCCTATCGACTGGTGA